From a single Rodentibacter sp. JRC1 genomic region:
- the mtgA gene encoding monofunctional biosynthetic peptidoglycan transglycosylase produces the protein MKKTKRILTALLQLLNPKWWKKNWQRIAIRFFFAIFAFVLIFRFVPIPFSAYMAQQQISHWLQGDFRYHAKSSWRGIENISPYMQLAVIAAEDQKFSQHHGFDLKAIQKAFKYNEKSKRQIRGGSTISQQTAKNLMLWHGQSWLRKGLEVPATILLELGWSKKRILEVYLNIAEFGDGIFGVEAASRFYFKKSAKHLTQREAALLAAVLPNPIIYKVNKPSVLIRKKQQWIMRQMNQLGTGYLKRLD, from the coding sequence TTGAAAAAAACTAAGCGAATATTGACCGCACTTTTACAATTACTCAATCCCAAATGGTGGAAGAAAAATTGGCAACGCATAGCAATTCGGTTTTTCTTCGCCATTTTTGCTTTTGTGTTGATTTTTCGCTTTGTTCCTATTCCCTTTTCAGCCTATATGGCACAACAACAAATCAGCCACTGGCTACAAGGTGATTTCCGTTATCACGCAAAATCAAGTTGGCGTGGAATTGAAAATATTTCACCTTATATGCAGCTCGCCGTCATTGCAGCCGAAGATCAAAAATTTTCTCAACATCACGGATTTGATCTGAAAGCCATTCAAAAAGCCTTTAAATATAACGAAAAATCAAAACGCCAAATTCGGGGCGGTTCAACTATCTCACAACAAACCGCTAAAAATTTGATGCTTTGGCACGGGCAAAGCTGGTTACGTAAAGGCTTGGAAGTACCCGCAACAATATTATTAGAGCTTGGTTGGTCAAAAAAACGAATTTTAGAAGTGTACCTAAATATTGCAGAATTCGGTGACGGAATTTTTGGTGTGGAAGCGGCAAGCCGTTTTTATTTTAAAAAATCGGCAAAACACTTAACCCAAAGAGAAGCGGCATTGCTAGCCGCTGTGTTACCTAATCCGATTATCTACAAAGTAAATAAACCGAGCGTTTTAATTCGTAAAAAACAGCAATGGATTATGCGACAGATGAATCAGTTGGGAACGGGTTATTTAAAAAGATTGGATTAG
- a CDS encoding OmpW family protein, with product MKKTALALGLTAALFSGVASAHQAGDFILRAGGVFVSANSESTTKTNVPVNLEVSDNAQLGLTGTYMFTDNIGLELLGATPFSHKVKANVPGLSGLTNGAVGDNLGNVVKVKQLPPSLYLQYYFLDKDAGSRPYLGVGLNYTRFFNAKSTNPLITDVNVKKHSFAPVVNAGIDIKLTDNLYLNTAMWYTRIKTTAKFKVPAVTAGYEHEVKLKLDPFVFFTGLAYRF from the coding sequence ATGAAAAAAACAGCACTTGCATTAGGTTTAACTGCCGCATTATTTAGTGGCGTAGCAAGCGCACATCAAGCAGGTGATTTTATTTTACGTGCCGGTGGTGTGTTTGTATCAGCAAATTCTGAATCTACAACTAAAACTAATGTGCCGGTTAATTTAGAAGTGAGTGATAATGCACAGTTAGGTTTGACCGGTACGTATATGTTTACCGACAATATTGGTTTAGAGTTATTAGGCGCAACGCCATTCTCACACAAGGTAAAAGCGAATGTTCCGGGATTAAGCGGTTTAACAAATGGAGCTGTCGGTGATAATTTAGGTAATGTGGTGAAAGTAAAACAATTACCACCAAGCTTATATTTACAATATTATTTCTTAGATAAAGATGCAGGTTCTCGCCCATACCTTGGTGTGGGTTTAAACTATACGCGTTTCTTTAATGCAAAATCAACTAATCCGTTAATTACTGATGTTAACGTGAAAAAACATTCTTTCGCACCTGTTGTAAATGCGGGTATTGATATTAAATTAACTGATAATTTATATTTGAATACAGCAATGTGGTACACCCGCATTAAAACTACTGCTAAATTTAAAGTTCCAGCTGTCACTGCCGGTTATGAACATGAAGTGAAACTTAAACTTGATCCGTTTGTATTCTTCACCGGTTTAGCGTATCGTTTCTAA
- a CDS encoding septation protein A: MKQLLEFIPLILFFITYKLGGVRDAAIVLVVATMVQMAVLKWKYGTIEKQQKIMASAVVFFGLLTAYFNELRYLQWKVTIVNALFAIVLLIAQFQFKTPLVKKLLGKEITLPEKAWNTLNLGWAIFFIICMLVNIYISRNMSEEAWVDFKSFGLIGMTVIATILSGAYIYKFLPKDEQNDHKDGEQ; the protein is encoded by the coding sequence ATGAAACAATTACTTGAATTTATTCCACTGATTCTTTTTTTTATCACTTATAAATTGGGAGGGGTACGTGATGCCGCTATCGTTTTAGTGGTTGCCACAATGGTACAAATGGCTGTCTTAAAATGGAAATACGGCACGATTGAAAAACAACAAAAAATAATGGCAAGTGCGGTCGTTTTTTTTGGACTTTTAACCGCATATTTCAACGAATTGCGTTATCTCCAATGGAAAGTAACGATTGTTAACGCTCTCTTTGCCATTGTGTTACTCATTGCACAATTTCAATTTAAAACACCACTTGTAAAAAAATTACTCGGCAAAGAAATAACATTACCCGAAAAAGCTTGGAATACCCTCAATCTCGGCTGGGCGATTTTCTTCATTATTTGTATGTTGGTGAATATTTATATTAGCCGCAATATGTCGGAAGAAGCTTGGGTGGATTTTAAATCCTTCGGTTTAATCGGTATGACGGTTATCGCAACCATTCTTTCCGGTGCTTACATTTACAAATTTTTACCAAAAGATGAACAAAATGATCACAAAGATGGAGAACAATAA
- a CDS encoding transglycosylase SLT domain-containing protein has product MKKHSLISLVILTALSQSIMANTHKTKAESVPKVNLAEEQTKWLQNQQSVALKRSEQRATFLQLENLLKSAVKNHRVFENKPLFQQLIQSLKGYPLQKEAQIAYFDSQIKLITPTSSPEEVIALKDEIEGYLRRYPQHFLRSRLKQSLLTLLNNSNSPELVNYTKKIKPQTLAMQIAALNLEYQRDKAAKSNTNPDILLRFETLWLNNGELTNNSPLWELWLANGGRSTDKIYQKAEKLFLKNDIKGLELLTKELDSEKENAAVLTDLQNDIDLLKKPAGLKMLAEKTPILENGNIRNQFAVIQTFARYLRTIPENINEPNFSTYEQWAKNWQLNETQLRDWKIAFIGRFFDNENQNFQQWRDKEILKLKADNLTERRLRMAIWQKTDLMSWLNALSEKGKEKQEWRYWLAKTDKRKTQEILTALSKERGFYPMLAKAMLNPKNRGANYRFEQKQSMKKMKDKLAKHQEALAEIEELRQLNRLGAAKQRWHFLLENLSGESKQAEQIALSDYANQQGWFDLGVAGSIIAKAWDHLSLRLPNAYQDYFDIALNTERHYRNATLKKGSHISKTFAMAIARQESAFNPMAQSSANARGLMQLLPSTAQLTADNNQLPYQSENDLFKPLNNILLGTAHLTELNIKYPNNRILIAAAYNAGASRVEKWLARANGKLTMDEFIASIPFFETRGYVQNVLAYDFYYQILQHQENPQTFSQEEFDRLY; this is encoded by the coding sequence ATGAAAAAACACTCACTCATTTCTCTTGTTATTTTAACCGCACTTTCTCAATCAATTATGGCAAATACACATAAAACAAAAGCGGAAAGTGTGCCGAAAGTCAATCTCGCCGAAGAACAAACCAAATGGCTCCAAAACCAACAATCTGTCGCATTAAAACGCTCGGAGCAACGTGCGACTTTTTTACAGTTAGAAAATTTATTAAAAAGTGCGGTAAAAAATCATCGAGTTTTTGAAAACAAACCGCTTTTTCAACAACTTATTCAATCGCTAAAAGGTTATCCATTACAAAAAGAGGCGCAAATTGCTTATTTTGATAGCCAAATCAAATTGATTACACCAACTTCTTCCCCTGAAGAGGTCATTGCATTAAAAGATGAAATTGAAGGTTACCTTCGCCGATATCCTCAGCACTTTCTTCGTTCACGTTTAAAGCAAAGCCTACTGACTTTACTCAATAACAGTAATTCGCCGGAACTGGTAAATTATACGAAAAAAATCAAACCGCAAACCTTAGCAATGCAAATCGCTGCGCTAAACTTAGAATATCAGAGAGATAAAGCGGCTAAATCAAATACTAATCCCGATATTTTGTTACGTTTTGAAACCCTTTGGTTAAACAACGGCGAACTCACCAACAACAGCCCGCTTTGGGAACTATGGCTTGCAAATGGCGGCAGAAGCACGGATAAGATTTATCAAAAGGCGGAAAAGCTGTTTCTAAAAAATGATATAAAAGGCTTAGAGTTACTCACAAAAGAATTAGATAGCGAAAAAGAAAATGCAGCCGTTTTAACCGACTTACAAAATGATATCGATTTACTAAAAAAGCCTGCCGGTTTAAAAATGCTTGCAGAGAAAACGCCGATTCTTGAAAACGGCAACATTCGTAATCAATTTGCCGTTATACAAACCTTCGCCCGCTATTTACGCACTATTCCTGAAAATATCAACGAACCAAATTTTTCAACTTATGAACAGTGGGCGAAAAATTGGCAGCTCAATGAAACTCAACTGCGTGATTGGAAAATCGCCTTTATCGGTCGTTTTTTTGATAACGAAAACCAAAATTTTCAACAATGGCGTGATAAAGAAATTCTGAAATTAAAGGCAGATAATCTGACCGAACGCCGTTTGCGTATGGCAATTTGGCAAAAAACCGATCTTATGTCTTGGTTAAATGCGCTTTCCGAGAAGGGAAAAGAAAAACAAGAATGGCGCTACTGGCTGGCAAAAACCGACAAACGGAAAACACAAGAAATATTGACCGCACTTTCTAAAGAACGCGGTTTCTATCCGATGTTGGCAAAAGCGATGTTAAACCCGAAAAATCGTGGTGCGAATTATCGTTTCGAGCAAAAACAATCGATGAAAAAAATGAAAGATAAGTTGGCAAAACACCAAGAGGCTTTAGCCGAAATTGAGGAGCTACGTCAATTAAATCGCTTAGGTGCGGCAAAACAACGCTGGCATTTCTTGTTAGAAAATCTTTCGGGTGAATCAAAACAAGCCGAACAAATCGCCTTAAGCGATTATGCCAATCAACAGGGTTGGTTTGATTTAGGGGTTGCCGGCTCAATTATTGCAAAGGCTTGGGATCACCTCAGTTTACGTTTACCCAATGCCTATCAAGACTATTTTGATATTGCCTTAAACACGGAACGACATTATCGAAACGCCACACTAAAAAAAGGCTCTCATATTAGCAAAACCTTTGCCATGGCGATTGCCCGTCAAGAAAGTGCGTTTAACCCGATGGCGCAATCTTCTGCCAATGCGCGCGGTTTAATGCAACTTTTGCCAAGCACCGCGCAATTAACGGCGGATAACAATCAACTGCCATACCAAAGCGAGAATGATTTATTCAAACCACTGAATAACATTTTGCTTGGAACGGCACATTTAACAGAGTTAAACATTAAATATCCTAATAATCGTATTCTTATTGCCGCCGCTTACAATGCAGGGGCAAGCCGTGTAGAAAAATGGTTAGCACGAGCCAATGGTAAACTGACAATGGACGAATTTATCGCCTCCATTCCATTTTTTGAAACACGAGGCTATGTGCAAAATGTACTGGCATACGACTTTTATTATCAAATTTTACAACATCAAGAAAACCCACAAACCTTTAGTCAAGAAGAATTTGATCGGTTATACTAA
- the yciA gene encoding acyl-CoA thioester hydrolase YciA, which translates to MSSNFIDKDGRQSKGTLLLRTLAMPSDTNANGDIFGGWIMSQMDMGGAILAKEIAHGRVVTVAVDSMNFIKPISVGDVVCCYGQCLKVGRSSIQIKVEVWVKKVSSEPIGERYCVTDAVFTFVAVDGNGKSRAIPRDGNHELEKALASIEEYQSQH; encoded by the coding sequence ATGTCCTCAAATTTTATTGATAAAGACGGTCGCCAATCAAAAGGCACATTATTACTACGCACCCTTGCCATGCCCTCTGACACCAATGCAAATGGTGATATTTTTGGTGGCTGGATTATGTCGCAAATGGATATGGGCGGTGCGATTTTAGCCAAAGAAATTGCGCACGGTCGTGTGGTTACCGTTGCCGTGGATAGTATGAACTTCATCAAACCCATCTCTGTCGGCGATGTGGTATGCTGTTACGGACAATGCTTAAAAGTCGGTCGTTCTTCCATTCAAATTAAAGTGGAAGTATGGGTGAAAAAAGTCTCCAGTGAACCTATCGGTGAACGTTATTGCGTAACCGATGCCGTATTCACCTTTGTTGCGGTAGATGGCAACGGAAAATCACGGGCTATCCCTCGAGACGGCAATCACGAATTAGAAAAAGCCTTGGCTTCCATTGAAGAATACCAATCCCAACACTAA
- a CDS encoding DASS family sodium-coupled anion symporter, with translation MNTTSSGKSHKNGIIFLADIVLFFILLKFLPFAPKENAGLALLGFIAVLWLSEALHVTITALLVPLLAISLNLVTTKQALATFSDPTIFLFFGGFALATALHMQKLDKMIANKIMALAKGNLLIAVIYLFLITAFLSMWMSNTATAAMMLPLAMGILSQMDREKEHNTYVFVLLGIAYSASIGGMGTLVGSPPNAIVASNLHLTFSDWLWYGLPIMIILLPLMIGTLWIVFKPKLNVHFEQSFEKIEMNSQRILTLIIFIFIAFCWVFSSKINPFFSGLLGLQKNIASFDSIVALFAAIIICATGVATWKQIQENTDWGVLMLFGGGLTLSAVLKDSGASKILADGIVFLVQGQHYYLIGLLVAAFIIFLTEFTSNTASAALLVPIFISIAQSLGIPEIGLALIIGLGASCAFMLPVATPPNAIVFGSGEVKQSEMVKAGVVLNIVCVFVIATFGYLFWLN, from the coding sequence ATGAACACAACATCTTCAGGTAAAAGCCATAAAAACGGCATCATATTCCTTGCCGATATCGTGTTATTTTTTATTTTGTTAAAATTCTTGCCTTTCGCACCTAAGGAAAATGCAGGCCTTGCCCTATTAGGCTTTATCGCAGTGCTTTGGTTAAGCGAAGCATTACACGTTACGATTACGGCGTTACTTGTGCCATTATTGGCTATTTCATTAAATTTAGTCACAACCAAGCAAGCACTTGCCACATTTTCCGACCCAACGATTTTCCTCTTTTTTGGCGGCTTTGCGTTAGCCACAGCACTACATATGCAAAAGCTCGATAAAATGATCGCCAATAAAATTATGGCGCTTGCCAAAGGAAATCTTTTAATTGCCGTCATCTATCTGTTTTTAATTACCGCCTTCCTTTCTATGTGGATGAGTAATACCGCAACCGCAGCTATGATGTTGCCGCTCGCCATGGGAATTTTAAGTCAGATGGATCGCGAGAAAGAACACAACACTTATGTTTTCGTATTATTAGGCATTGCTTATAGTGCCAGCATAGGCGGTATGGGAACCTTAGTCGGCAGTCCGCCGAATGCGATCGTAGCCAGTAACCTACACCTCACTTTCTCTGATTGGTTATGGTATGGCTTACCGATTATGATCATTTTATTACCTTTAATGATCGGCACGCTCTGGATTGTTTTCAAGCCGAAACTCAATGTCCATTTTGAACAATCCTTCGAAAAAATAGAAATGAACTCTCAACGGATTCTCACACTTATCATCTTCATTTTTATCGCATTTTGTTGGGTATTTAGCTCAAAAATCAATCCGTTTTTTAGCGGGCTATTGGGACTGCAAAAAAATATTGCCAGTTTCGACAGCATTGTCGCCTTATTTGCCGCCATCATCATTTGTGCAACCGGTGTCGCAACCTGGAAACAAATTCAAGAAAATACCGATTGGGGCGTATTGATGCTATTTGGCGGCGGTTTAACGTTAAGTGCCGTACTAAAAGATTCCGGAGCGAGTAAAATTCTTGCCGATGGTATCGTCTTCCTCGTACAAGGTCAGCACTACTACTTAATCGGGTTATTAGTTGCCGCCTTTATTATTTTCTTAACCGAATTTACCTCCAATACCGCCAGTGCGGCATTACTTGTACCGATTTTCATCTCTATTGCGCAATCTTTAGGCATTCCGGAAATCGGTCTTGCCTTGATTATCGGATTAGGGGCGTCTTGTGCATTTATGCTACCGGTGGCAACCCCACCGAACGCCATCGTATTCGGTAGCGGTGAGGTAAAACAAAGTGAGATGGTGAAAGCCGGTGTTGTTTTAAATATTGTTTGTGTATTTGTCATCGCAACGTTCGGATACCTATTCTGGCTTAACTAA
- a CDS encoding YciI family protein, which produces MYYVIFAQDIPGTLEKRLAVREQHLARLKQLQAEDRLLTAGPNPAIDDENPGEAGFSGSTVIAKFDNLLAAKDWAAQDPYVEAGVYGEVIVKPFKKVF; this is translated from the coding sequence ATGTATTACGTCATTTTTGCTCAAGATATTCCCGGCACACTTGAAAAACGTCTTGCCGTACGTGAACAACATCTTGCACGCCTAAAACAGTTACAGGCGGAAGATCGCCTGCTCACCGCAGGGCCAAATCCCGCCATTGATGATGAAAACCCCGGTGAGGCAGGATTTAGCGGTTCTACCGTTATCGCAAAATTTGATAACTTACTTGCCGCAAAAGATTGGGCAGCCCAAGATCCTTATGTCGAAGCCGGTGTATACGGCGAGGTGATTGTAAAACCCTTTAAAAAAGTATTTTAA
- the purN gene encoding phosphoribosylglycinamide formyltransferase — protein sequence MKKIAVLISGQGTNLQAIIDACEKSFIPAKIACVVSNKAEAFGLERAKSAVIPTQVFLRQHFVDNKEMDNAIGDYLQAMGIDLIVLAGYMKILTPAFTQRFPGKILNIHPSLLPKYAGLHTYQRALDAGDTEHGTTVHFVNEEVDSGAIILQAKVPIFPDDNVEDIELRTREQEYAIYPMVIKWFIEDRLHLKDGIAYLDGKPLPKQGYANE from the coding sequence ATGAAAAAAATTGCTGTTTTAATTTCAGGGCAAGGAACAAATCTTCAAGCCATTATTGATGCTTGTGAAAAAAGCTTCATACCGGCTAAAATCGCTTGTGTTGTCAGTAACAAAGCCGAGGCATTTGGATTGGAACGGGCAAAAAGTGCGGTCATTCCTACACAAGTTTTTTTGCGCCAACATTTCGTCGACAATAAGGAAATGGATAATGCCATCGGTGATTATTTACAAGCAATGGGCATAGACTTAATTGTACTTGCCGGTTATATGAAAATTTTAACACCAGCCTTTACTCAACGTTTCCCTGGAAAAATACTAAATATTCACCCTTCCCTACTGCCTAAATATGCAGGCTTACATACTTATCAACGGGCATTAGACGCCGGTGATACAGAGCACGGCACGACTGTGCATTTTGTGAATGAAGAGGTGGATAGCGGTGCAATAATATTACAAGCCAAAGTGCCGATTTTTCCCGATGACAATGTAGAAGACATTGAATTACGAACAAGAGAGCAAGAATATGCCATTTATCCGATGGTGATTAAATGGTTTATTGAAGATCGTCTACATCTAAAAGACGGCATAGCCTATTTAGATGGAAAACCGCTACCAAAGCAAGGCTATGCCAACGAATAA
- the purM gene encoding phosphoribosylformylglycinamidine cyclo-ligase, whose protein sequence is MSKQSLSYKDAGVDINAGNELVERIKPHVKRTTRPEVIGGLGGFGALCAIPSKYKEPILVSGTDGVGTKLRLAIDLKKHDTIGIDLVAMCVNDLVVQGAEPLFFLDYYATGKLEVDVASDVVKGIAEGCVQSGCALVGGETAEMPGMYHEGDYDLAGFCVGVVEKSEIIDGSQVRNGDALIALGSSGPHSNGYSLIRKVIEVSGVNPATEQLAGQSLSEQVLAPTKIYVKSILSLIKQTDVHAIAHLTGGGFWENIPRVLPKNTKAVIDEKSWEWQPIFKWLQEQGNISTYEMYRTFNCGVGMVIALPQDQVETALAILKQAGENAWLIGHIESATDNEEQVVIQ, encoded by the coding sequence GTGAGCAAACAATCATTAAGTTATAAAGATGCCGGTGTAGATATCAATGCCGGCAACGAACTTGTCGAACGAATCAAACCGCATGTAAAACGCACTACCCGTCCGGAAGTCATTGGCGGGTTAGGGGGATTCGGGGCATTGTGCGCCATTCCAAGTAAATATAAAGAACCGATCTTAGTTTCCGGCACAGATGGCGTAGGGACAAAATTACGCTTGGCGATTGATTTGAAAAAACACGATACCATTGGTATAGATTTAGTTGCGATGTGTGTGAATGATCTAGTGGTACAAGGTGCCGAGCCGCTGTTTTTCTTAGATTATTACGCCACCGGAAAATTGGAAGTGGATGTCGCTTCTGATGTGGTCAAAGGCATTGCGGAAGGTTGTGTACAATCAGGCTGTGCGCTTGTGGGCGGTGAAACGGCTGAAATGCCGGGTATGTACCACGAAGGCGATTACGATTTAGCCGGTTTCTGTGTCGGTGTGGTTGAAAAATCTGAAATTATTGATGGTAGCCAAGTGCGTAACGGCGACGCTTTAATTGCTTTAGGCTCAAGCGGTCCGCATTCAAACGGTTATTCTTTAATTCGTAAAGTGATTGAAGTTTCCGGTGTCAATCCGGCAACAGAACAATTAGCAGGTCAATCATTAAGCGAACAAGTCCTTGCCCCGACTAAAATTTATGTAAAATCTATTTTATCTCTCATAAAACAAACCGATGTTCACGCTATTGCACATCTCACCGGAGGCGGCTTTTGGGAAAATATTCCACGGGTATTACCGAAAAACACTAAAGCTGTCATTGATGAGAAAAGTTGGGAATGGCAACCCATTTTTAAATGGTTACAAGAACAAGGAAATATTTCCACTTACGAAATGTACCGCACTTTCAACTGTGGCGTAGGTATGGTAATAGCATTGCCACAAGATCAAGTGGAAACCGCACTGGCGATTTTAAAACAAGCGGGTGAGAATGCGTGGCTTATCGGACACATTGAGTCCGCCACGGATAACGAAGAACAAGTCGTCATTCAATAA
- the trpR gene encoding trp operon repressor has product MYISRNLDQWNAFLTMLQTAFKQGKAQELLTLLLTPDERDAVGLRLQIVSQLLDKNLSQREIQQNLNTSAATITRGSNMIKTMDPDFIEWVKQHLDNIEKN; this is encoded by the coding sequence ATGTATATCAGCCGAAATTTAGATCAGTGGAATGCTTTCCTTACAATGCTGCAAACCGCGTTCAAACAAGGAAAAGCCCAAGAGCTTTTAACTTTACTTCTCACACCTGACGAACGCGATGCCGTGGGACTACGTTTACAAATTGTCTCTCAATTATTAGACAAAAATTTATCCCAACGTGAAATTCAGCAAAATCTGAATACCAGTGCGGCAACCATCACCCGCGGTTCTAATATGATTAAAACAATGGATCCCGATTTTATAGAATGGGTAAAACAACATCTTGATAATATTGAAAAAAACTAA